In the Primulina tabacum isolate GXHZ01 chromosome 15, ASM2559414v2, whole genome shotgun sequence genome, CATGCATTGATTTATGTGTCCCCATTGAGAAAatcaaattcaaggagttgaatttggtgATTTAGTTTGATAAAGATAAAACACATGgcttataaaggtgtttataagtGGGTTTCATATTTGAAAGTTGTGAGAGTTAGTATCATTGTGTATTACATTTATATAGCAGCTCAGAGACTATCCATTAATAAGTTGATATACTAGGAGTTTCAGTTTGGTCGTGTATAAGGCTAAACTGAATCGAGATCTTGCAAACTACTTGTATTATCCAAAGTCTAGTGCGAACCATCCTAAAagaagaaggggtgatgtaggagctcCAATTCTCGACCATCCAGAAACATATCTATTCTTTTTTACACTTCAATCTACCCCTTCACATTCATTATGTGATTTGTTCAAATCTGTTAGTCTAGTTTCTTTCTGCACTTATATGTTAGCGAACTGACATAGACACTGGAGAATATTCAGTTTAGTTTTCAACCCATCTAAAAATAATCGAAGAAATTTACATATTGTATCCAGTGTTTATTCAATTTCTTTTCTAAACACTTAACCGACCCTACAAAAGCAgtaaattttagaaatttttcATCATTTTCTATTTGAAAAGATCATTGTGGAAAATACACATATTTCTGAACATGTCCTTAAGAGAGTGTATAACTTCTTTCAATTACAGAGATTTAATTTATAACAAAAGTTTTGATCAACCAATGAACAAAATGtattaattgattttttttacataatttataaaatttgtcaATAATATATTCAAATTCTTCTTCAGAAAAACTTTGGAAATGCCAAATATCTCATTTGGAATTATACAATTTATAATTAATCTTCGATCTAGTATTAGATCCTTTTgtaaaatctttttttttttgtaaaaccaTAAATCACACAAAATTCAACTATGATATagtatcagtttctctaacaTTTTGAACATTGGTCTTACCATgaacaatattatttttattaataattaattattcaataagaTCATatctaaaaattcaaatttgatatatTCTCTTAGACAAGTGGAAGCTCTGGATTTTTGTGGAATGTCCACAATATAATCTAAATGAGATACATATAAAAGATTTAGATCTAGAAATAGACCTGGACGAAGAAGgtaataattttatttgatcattattgaACTGTATTTTAACAGATTTTTCAGTATATTGTATGACttcttgtaatttttttattaaagataGGATTTCTACAAACAACTTCTTCGATTATCCAATTTTCAGGGAAAATTATTTCTTCCCATTTAATATATTTCGTGAagtaatattagatctattaaaatttgtttatattaaaatggtcttatttttctatttatcaattttttaaatatatgctTTAAACTAAATATTGATgtataataaatacgataacagatacataaCTTCTGTTACTagaatataattataaccatgagttttaaattcaatgtTAATGCACCAAGAATGTTTTATATCAGATAAAGATAATGAAAGGTTTGGATAAATATCAAAATAGACTGGTCCATGGGCTAAACTGGATTGGataattctcataattaattgttttcaatttaaatttcTACCATATCTTATAGCTGCTATAAAACTTTTTGGTAGACCTTCAAGAGTTAAAGGTCTGAATACAATTTGGATTAAACCAATATGTAAAAATTTATGAGACTTTTTAAAAGGTAAAATatctttttcatttaataaataaataaaaatttctttatTATGAAGAGGTACATGAGATTATGTAGTTTTAACAATTTGTTTAAGACCAATTCGTTTAAAAATTCCTAATTTATAAACCATTTTAGTTTATATTTTAGGAATAGTCTATTTGTTTAACAAATCTAGGTTCTCTGATATAGCATATTCTTCAATCATTCTATTTTGAATAATACTTTTTATTtccaattttttcattttaattaaatgattgtcgTGTTAGATCATAAACTACACTATCACATGACTCTGATACCATTTCCATCAAGAACATTCAGAATGATTGATTATacatgatttttttataaaacaatCAATGATATTACAGATTATCACATcagaaaatataaattcataaaaatcacctcTAAAAACCTTCACACTCCATATCTCAGCAAAACATGCAAAATGCCACAACATAAACTTATAAATTCTTGGTTAAACTCGAATATTATATTTCAACCAGTAACAAATCATTTGTATTACATTATAACTTTACTAAAATGATGtgaaatacaatacaacataaaCTTATAAATTCTTGGTTAAACtcgaatattatattttaacaaGTAACAAATCATTTGTATtacattataattttattactaaaaTGATGTGAAATACAATATTGTAATTATAACAATAATTGACACGTATAAAATATAGAAACGGGAGGACCCACCTGGAGTGGTATGGAATTGGCCGAAACGGAGACGTGGGTTCAGGACTCCCTTGAATATACCAATTCACACGTCAGCTGCTGCGCTCCCAACACGTATCCAATCAATGGGACCTCTCTTCCTCCGATCGATATTTAATTTTGAGAGtacattttagattttgatcgATTGATTAGTTTTCTCCCAAGATAATCGATTTCCCCCACAGTTCAATCCGCGGTCCAATTGGGGGGAAATTGTAATCTTAATTTTCATTAACTGACCTAATTTGCGATTCTATTTCCGTCTTTCTACCTAATATAAATTCTTATTCGGCTGGGGGGTTCGACTTTCGAGgaaggaaaaataatttttatataggGGAATGAGTTTTCAGGATCTAGAATCGGGTCGGGGATCCGGGCCGACGCGGGGGGGTTTTGTGAACGGGAGGCAGGATCCCACTCAGGCCGTTGCTTCGGGAATATTTCAGATTAACACCGCCGTCGCAACCTTCCAGCGCCTCGTGAACACCCTCGGTACTGCCAAGGACACGCCGGAGCTCCGTGAAAAGTTGTtagtattattatttgtttgttttttgaTTTCATGTAAAAAATGATCATTTCAATTGGAGCATAAAAAATGactttttttgtgaaaaattcagttctgatgTTTGGTTATACTCTGGGGTTTCTTGTTGATAGCTGATAAGAAGAGCAGATTGGGTGATGTTCTTGTGTTTCGACACTGAATATTGAATAATAGTGTTGTTTATAACTATCGTGCTTAATCGCAGGCATAAAACGCGTCTACATGTTGGACAGTTGGTGAAGGATACTTCAGAAAAACTTAAGCAAGTTAGTGAAGCAGACCATCAGTTTGAAGTCAGTGTAAGCTTGCTTCCTTCTTAATTAGTGTTTTGTGCTGTTTTCTGGTTGCCACTATGCATATCTTCATGATCTGGCTAGTTTGCCATATGTCATACTTGCCTAAGATGCTGAcctgtctacaacaatttattTGAGTTTCTCATGAAACCTAGATATGCTAAGATAAAAATGATACGTGATTTTTTTCCATGGTGATCATAGTCCAAGTCAGGAGGTGTGTAACCATGTTTAGTACCTATATTAATAGATGAAGAGGGAGACCAAAAAATACTTGGATATTAACGATTTAACATGATGTGCATTATCTAAATATAGATAGATGATGATAAAACAAGAGACATATTACAATGGCGTAGGAGGATCCATATAGCCGATGCGACTTAATGGGATAAAAACTTATATGTTGTTGTAATTATTGTCCAAGTGAATGTGATTGATGAATAAGGCGAATATGTTAATACAGCTTAAAACCTATTCATACGcttacattaattttattttattttgagacaagtaaaattctcaaatttatcCCACTTTTAAGATTTCGAACAActgcatttttatttatttcttccTTCCTTTCTTTCTGTTTTCAAAGTTCTCGATGGACTTCTAAaatagtatattttaaaatttcgaaatttattgATGTGTGTTTATATATGGATTTTCTAAGCATCATTGTTTGTTTCACCAATGTGTAGCCCTCACTCATTGTATGGTGTTTGTGACTGGCATCCTTTTTCCTGCAGGCAAACAAGAAGCTTACTGATGCAAAGCTCGCGAAAGATTTTCAAGCGGTACTAAGAGAATTTCAGAAGGCTCAACGGCTTTCAGCTGAAAGGGAGACAACATATACTCCATTACAGTCAGTTCTCCCTTCGAGGTAAACTGATTCTATATGATTGAGATTATTATATGAGTTCTTTGGGAACTTTCGTTCTACAATTTTCATGAAGTTTATTTGGCAGTTGCTTAGAAAGGATTAATGCTATTCTGAGTAGGCTACTGTAAAAATTAATGTCTTGGTTTATCTGGGcactttttttttctctcctgaaaattttattttgtgcaGCTACGCAGCTAGTGAGATAGAAGGAAGTTCAGATCGGAGTTCAGAACAACGAGCTACTCTAGAATCAAGAAGGTATGTCAATGTTCTGGAATTTATGTGGTGTAATTGGGAGGTGTATTAGCAAAAATGAATGAATCCAGCTCCTGTTTAGCACAAAACATTGTATTCTGGTGTTATTGGTTTCATTTAAACATGTGTGAAGCATGAACATTAAGTGAGTTTCTGCAGTACCTACTTGTTGTTTAATTGCACGTGTTTAAAAAGTGTTTTTTACATGTATAGTGAAATGCAgtcatatattttttctttctttgatgAAATAATCTAATAACCCTAAAATCAAGCATGACATCACGTTCTGTGGAGCTTACCCACACCAGTTTTACGTTGTTCGGTAGTCActtttttctgaattttgttgGGTAATTCTCTTATGTGCGAAAGATAAATCCTTCTCTTCATGCAATTGAGCGCTGAATATATCTTCAAATACATGTGTATGCTTCCATAATTGAAAACTGATACACATAACACATACTGTAGAAGAAAAACTAATGCCAGAGATTGTCGAGAGAACAGTTGGTGAAAATGGCTGGACACTTTTCAACATGTTTATTAGCACACAGGATTTCAAATATCTACAGCCAGCTAAGCTACCTTGCAATTTTTGTTTGTCTGCGTATTACCTTTTTTCCTTCGTCTACCAACGTTTTCATGTGTGGTTAGTGGTATTGCGTGCCAACATATTTATTCTGAACTTTAAATGTATGTTTCAAGTCAATAATGCCTCACTTCTGGAAAAATTCCTTTAATTTTGTGTGGATCTTGTTCTCGTGTAATTTATCCGACGGCAAGTTTTCTCCTTGTTGTtgaatgatttttaatttaatgaaatttgtCTAATAAATGTTTCCTGTAATTTTTCTGCAGGCAGGAGGTTTTATTTTTGGACAATGAGATTGCTTTCAATGAAGCCATTATAGATGAAAGAGACCAGGGGATTCAAGAAATACAGCAACAAATTGGTGAAGTGAATGATATCTTCAAAGACCTGGCGGTATTGGTTAATGAGCAAGGAGTCATGATCGGTAAAGGACTTGCATTCTATTAGTTCCctataaaaaaattagacttagAAGTTCTAATTTTTTCCAGATGATATTGGTTCCAACGTCGAGGGTTCTCATGCTGCAACTGCTCAGGGAAAAACCCAGCTTGTCAAAGCGGCTAAGACCCAGAGGTCTAGTTCATCTTTGGTGAGTTATAAATGTATTAAGCATAAGGATAACAGCCTATATAATTGTCTTTGTTAAAGCATATTTTCCAAAATAAGCGAGAAATGAGACCAATGGTCAAAATAGTTTTTCTCGAGATATTCTAGACTAACGTAGCATTGTGCTAAGTACAATGCTGACTTGTATTGCTTTTCAATTCACTCTTGGATGCTTCAATTAACAAGCACAGGATTCACTTGACACTCAATATTTTTTCCGAGTGACCAAACTATTTGTGATTCCAATTTCAGttgattatatttaattttccaTTGTCTTTCTGTTGGACTAATTTCAAATGAAAGCCAACTTGCCTGCGTACATCAACTAGATTCAATTCCCTGCATTGTCGTCCCACTTCTCTCTTCATGAACATTACACAATCATCCAACCGGGACTCTTAATTTATTTTCActtgatttattttttgttcatgCAGGCTTGCTTGTTGGTCGTGATTTTTGGAATTATTCTTCTGATAGTGATTATAGTTCTCATCACCTGAATTATTGGAGCTTCCATAAATATGGTGCAAGAACATGAGTATTATTTGTTGAtgctttaattttctttttcacaaatttaCAAGGCATATGTCGCTGTTTGGCTGGTGCAGGCTGCATGCTTCTTCTTGTAAATTCTATTcctctttttcttctgtttttatGGTTTTCGTTACTTGTCAGGCTCCAACAGATACCGTCTTCCCAGTTTTACGCAACTTGTGATGTATAAAAGACaatgaaatatggaaaatgattaattaattgattttaattgctaaattgattatgtgacatgtttatatgatgttttagtaaTTTTCTaattacatgcattaaaatgtatttttaagggttgttcgagttgcgatcgaggaacggagaccgagggctgaaaaatggaaaatgtttttattaaataattgtttttaattatttaaaatatgattgatgcttgtttttatttttgaaaataaagggttttgaggtgattttatagaCTGGGACGTAAAATTTTATCgttgttggtttttcaataaaaatacgaaTGTGTTGGCAATCCggttaataaattcacaaacttttctattcaaaataatttttaatattttaattagcacTAATGGTTATATGAGCCTAATTAACatgattaatgggcctaagtcAGCAATTAGAGATTGATTaggattttattaaatatttaaagtgttaatctACCCCATAATGTACCCAATCCCACGCTCCACTCTCCTAGCACACACAAACACTTCCAAGCAAAGCACACGGCacacaatcaaattcaagaTAAAAAACATCGAGTTTGCACAACTTTTTCAAGCCAAGGATCTTCGTGACGTCGTTCTTCAaccgtcaacgaataatcgtgcgttaaacaCGCAAAGATACGTCATGTTCTTCCTTTTTAATCATC is a window encoding:
- the LOC142527377 gene encoding syntaxin-22-like; the encoded protein is MSFQDLESGRGSGPTRGGFVNGRQDPTQAVASGIFQINTAVATFQRLVNTLGTAKDTPELREKLHKTRLHVGQLVKDTSEKLKQVSEADHQFEVSANKKLTDAKLAKDFQAVLREFQKAQRLSAERETTYTPLQSVLPSSYAASEIEGSSDRSSEQRATLESRRQEVLFLDNEIAFNEAIIDERDQGIQEIQQQIGEVNDIFKDLAVLVNEQGVMIDDIGSNVEGSHAATAQGKTQLVKAAKTQRSSSSLACLLVVIFGIILLIVIIVLIT